The Halogranum gelatinilyticum genome contains the following window.
TTCGCGTTCGATGTCGAGGTCTTCCTCGATGATGGCGTCCATCTCCGCTTCGACGTCCTCGAGGTCGTCCATGTCGAGGTCGACGTTCGTCACGTCGTAGTAGAAGCCCTCGTCCGTCCACGGGCCGATGGTCAGTTTGGCCTCGGGATGGAGTCGCTGGAGTGCCTGGGCGAAGACGTGGGCGGCGGAGTGTCGGAGAACGTCCAGATACTCGTCTGACTGGTCGGTGACGATGACGAGATCGTCACCGTCGTGCAGTTCGGAGGCTTTGTCGACGAGTTCGCCGTTGACGACACCGGCGACCGTGTCCTTTCCGAGACCCGGACCGATTTCGTAGGCGGCGTCCTCGACGGAGGCTCCGTCGGGGACGGAAAGCTCCGACCCGTCGGGGAGAATAACCACGATGTCACTCATACGAAAACGGAATCGGAGCGGCCGGATAAGTGTTGTTGAGACGCGCGACGGCGTGTCAATGCAGGGGAATCGCTTTGTCGGATGGCTCGGTGATGGTTTCGACTGGGCGACAGGTCGGGGGTGTCGTGAGAGACACAACGAAATCAATACTGAACCACCCCGACTACCGAGAGGACAACGAGACCGAGCCACCAGCCCACCATCGAAAGCCGAGAACACACCTCGTTTCCGCTGAAACGCCGATTCCGGAGAGATATATAGCTAACCGCAGGTTCTGACCCCGCAGTTTAGACGGATGACCGACGACCGAGACGTCTGAGCCAAGACGGGGAGACGGAGAGGTGGAGAAGGTCGTCCAGCGGGTAGAGCCGGTAGGCCACGTCAACGACACGGACGAACCGGGCGACCGAATCGACCCTGAACAGATTCCTCAACCGGCTCACGAGCTGTCACGTCTCCAGTGACCAAACCCTTCAAAGCCCCTCCACGACATACCTCAGCCATGCGATTCGACCGCCAAAGCGGCGTCTTCATGCACGTCACCTCTCTCCCCGGCCCGCACGGCATCGGCGACCTCGGCGACGGGGCCTACGCCTTCGTCGACTTTCTCGCCGAGGCCGACCAGTCACTCTGGCAGGTCTGTCCGCTCGGGCCGACCTCGTCGGCGATGGGCAACTCGCCGTATCAGGCCTACTCGGCCTTTGCGGGGAATCCGCTGCTTGTCAGTCTCGACCGCCTCGAAGAGCGCGGCTATCTGACCGACGACGACCTCGGACCCGTCCCCGACTTCGACCGCCACGAGACGGACTACGAGGCCGTCGGCGAGTACAAACGTCCCCTCCTCCGGACGGCCTTCGAGCGGTTCGAGGAGACCGCAAGCGACGAGGAGCGCGACGCCTTCGACGCCTTCCGCGAGCGCGAGGCCTCGTGGCTCGACGGCTACGCGCTGTTCATGAGCCTGAAGGAGGAGTTCGACGACGCGCTGTGGACCGAGTGGCCCCACGACGTCAAGGTGCGTGAGGAGAGCGCGCTGGCCGAGTACCGTGAGAAACTGGCCGACGAAATCAAATACCGTGAGTTCGTCCAGTTCGTCTTCGACCGGCAGTGGCACGACGTCCTCGAATACGCCCACGAGAAGGGTGTCAAGCTCGTCGGCGACCTGCCCATCTACGTCGCGCTCGACAGTGCCGACGTATGGGCCGCGCCGGAGGCGTTCGACCTGAACGAGGCGCACGAACCCGCCGCCGTGGCGGGCGTCCCGCCGAACAACCACGACGACGGCCAGCGGTGGGGCAACCCGCTCTACGACTGGGACGAGCTGCAGGCGACGGGCTACCAGTGGTGGCTCGACCGCCTCGACCGCCTCTTCGAGATGGTCGACGTCACCCGGCTCGACCACTTCAAGGGCTTCGACGAATACTGGGCCATCCCGGCCGACGCCGACAGCCCCGCCGCGGGCGAGTGGCGCGACGCGCCCGGATACGACTTCTTCGAGACGATTCAAGCGAGATTCGGCGACCTGCCGTTCATCGCCGAAGACCTCGGCTTCATCGACCAGCAGCTCATCGACTTCCGCGAGGAGTTCGACCTGCCCGGGATGAAGGTGCCCCACTACGCCAACTGGTGTCAGGGGGGCGACCCGAACCAGCCGATGCACTACCCCGAGAACTCGGTGGCCTACTCGGCGACCCACGACACGAACACGACCGTCGGCTACTACAACGACCTCCCCGAGGACCAGAAGGAGTGTCTGCACTACAACCTCGGCGTCGACGGCAGCGAGATCAACTGGTCGATGATCGAGGCGGTCTGGAACTCCAACGCCGTCATCGCACTCGCACCGATGCAGGACCTCCTGGGTCTCGACAGCCACGCTCGGTTCAACACCCCCGGTACGGCCGAGGGCAACTGGGACTGGCGGTGTACCGAGGAAGGCTTCGACTCCGGCGTGGCCGACCATCTGGCGATGCTGACCGACATCAGTATCCGTTAGACTGTCCACCGCATCACCGACGCGACGCCCGGTGCTGATGCTATTTTCCGCTCGGTCGCAGGTCCGTCAGCCCCACCGAGAGATAGAGCGAACTCGCGCCGCCGACGGCGACGACGAACCAGTAGGAGGCGAAGCGGTAGAGCAGGACGGCGGCGGCGACGACGTCGACGGTCGCACCAGTGAGGACGACGAGCACCGCGGCCGTCCCGACCTCTGTCCCGCCGAGCCCGCCCGGCGTCGGGAGCAGCGTCGCCAGCCCGCCCGCGGGGACGAGGAGCAGCGAGAGTGCCAGCGGCATGGTGTAGCCGACCGCCAAGAAGCCGAAGTACAGCGGCAGCGTGAACAGGACCCATCCGACGAGTGCGATGGCCGCGGCGCGGGCGACGACCGAGCGGTCCGCAGTGGCGCGGTCGAACGTCTCGAAGAAGCCGGCGACGCCGCGGTCGACGGCGTCGGCGGCGAGCCGCGGTCGGACGCTCGGGACGAGTCGGCCGAGCGTCACGCGGCCGACCGCCGCCAACAGCCGTGCGGTCCGCGAGAGTGTGCCGCGACCGTAGCGCGCCACGCCGACGAGACCGACGACGAGGCCCGCCGTGCCGACGACAACGACGGCACCCAGCCCGCTCCCGACGGGCGTCGTCAGGAGATACCAGCCGAAGCCGACGGCGGCGACGACGAGCGACGAACAGAAGATGACCAACTCGCTGGCCGTCACGGCCGCGAACGTCTGGCGGTAGTCGAGCTTGAGGTCCGAGGAGAAGACGTAGGCGAGCAGCGGGACGCCGCCGGCGTGGCCGAAGGGGAGCACCTGTTTGGCGAAGGTGCCCGCGAGGTAGCCGAAGCCGACGCGTTCGGAGGAGACATCCTCGTCGAGCGTCCGGAGGAAGAGCCACGAGACGGCTGCCCACGCGAGCTGGGCGACGAGACTCGCGACGAGTGCGAGCGCGAGATACCGCGGGTCGGCGGCCGCGAGCTGGGCGAGAATCGCGCCGAGTTGGACGTCGGCGACGACGACGAGACCGACGAGTGCCGCGAGGACGACGACGCCGAGGCCGACGCGGCGTCCGGCACTCGTCTTCGGCTCGACGGGGGAGTCAGTCATGCCAGGACAGACGACAGCGGGGGATATCAGTCTGTTTCCGCGGCCAGTCCGGAGGTGGGGTCGTCCGGAGACAGGGGAAGTCCTGCTGGCCGACGGGGGACACGCAGCCGGGGCGGGAGGACACGCAGCCATGGCTGGAGGGCACAACGGCTTTGGCACGCCGCCACAACGGGCGAGTGTGAAACGGCCAATCGGATACGTCTCGCTCGTTCTCGCGGCGGCCGCCGCGCTGCTCGGTGGGCTCGTACAGGCGGGCCAGCCGTTCGGAGCGTTGCCCGACATCAACGGTGTCCCAATCGACATCGCCGTCGGCAAGGGCTTGCTCGCCGCTGCGGTCATCTTCGGGCTGAACGGACTCTATCTCCTCGTCACCCAGGCGTTGATGAACCGGAGCACGAGCAAGCGTCGGGCGCACGACGTCCGGAACGTGCTCAGACTCGTCTTCGGCACCGTCGCCATCTTCGGCGTCCTCGGCGTCGTCACCGAGCAGTGGGTCGGAGTGCTGTTCTCGCTGGGTATCGTCGGCTTCGCGATCACCTTCGCGCTCCAACAGCCGCTGCTCTCGCTGCTCGGCTGGGTCTACATCATGGTCAAACGGCCCTACGGCGTCGGCGACCGCGTCAAGATCGAAGACACGAAGGGCGACGTCATCGCCGTCGACTTCCTCGTGACGACGCTCTGGGAGATCAACGGCGACCTCGTCTCCTCGAACCAGCCCTCCGGCCGCGTGGTGACGGTTCCGAACAGCGTCGTCCTCTCCTCGCAGGTCGTCAACTTCGGCGGCGAAGGCTTCCCGTTCGTCTGGAACGAGGTCTCCTTTCAGGTGTCCTACGAGACGGATCTCGAGTTCGCGGTCGAGTTGCTGGCCGACGAGGCCGACGACTTCCTCGGCGACGAGATGGCGGCCAACATCGCCCGCTACCGCGAACGGCTCGCCGAGACGGCCGTCGAGTTGGAGGTCCAAGACCGTCCCACGGTCAACGTCACGCAGGGCGAGTCGTGGGTCGAGCTACGGGTCCGCTATCTCGTCCGTCCGCGCCGCGGCCAACGGACGAAAAACGAGCTGTACCGCCGCGGTCTCGCCCGGTTCAACGAGCATCCCGACCGCGTCGGCTTCCCGGTCGGCCGGAACCGCTGAGTTCCAGGGCCACTCTGTCGGCCGCACCGACACCGCCGCGACGGCACGGCGACGCATTCACCGACCGAAACCCCGAAACCCGCGTACTCCCTCCTCTCGGACGATGGAACAGGGAGCCATTCCGCTCGGAGAGCTCGCCGGGGAGTTCGACCTGCAAGCGACCGTCGAGAGCGGGCAGAGCTATCTCTGGGACCGCGCCGACGGCGGGATGTACGAGGAGATGAGCGTCCACGGCGGCGACCACTGGTACGAGACGGTCGTCCCGCCACTGGACGGCGTCTCCGACGAGCAGGCCGTCGTCCGGGTGCGCCAGACCGACGGCGTGCTGGAGTGGGAGTCGACGACCGACGCTGTGCCGATTCTGACGCATTTGCTCCGGCTCGACGACGACCTCGACGCGATTCTCGACGCGACGCCCGACGACGGCCTGCTCGAACGGGCCTACGCGGCCTATCCGGGGATGCGCCTCGTCCGCGACCCGCCCTTCGCCTGCCTGATCTCGTTCATCTGCTCGGCGCAGATGCGCGTTTCGCGTATCCACGGGATGCAGATGGCTCTCGCCCAAGAATTCGGCGACACGGTCGAGTTGGATGGCGAGACGTACCACGCTTTTCCCACACCCGAACAGCTCGCGGCGCGGACCGAAGAGGAACTGCGAGAGCTGAAACTCGGCTACCGTGCGCCCTACGTCCAGCGGACGGCCGAGATGGTCGCCGAGGGCGAGGCCCACCCGAACGAGGCCCTCGGGCTGGAGTACGAAGACGCCCGGAAGTCGCTGACGCGGTTCGTCGGCGTCGGCGACAAGGTGGCCGACTGCGTGCTGCTCTTCTCGCTGGGCTTTCTGGAGGCGGTCCCACTGGACACCTGGATTCAGACGGCCATCGCGGAGTATTACCCCGAGTGCGAGCAGGGTGGCTACGCGACGACGTCGCGGGCGATTCGGGAGGCTCTCGGCGGCGACTACGCGGGCTACGCACAGACCTACGTCTTCTACTACCTCCGCGCTGGCGGCGAGTAGCCGGGCACTACCGCGCCGACGCCCACGAAACGAGCGCGCCGACGCCGAGACCGGCGAAGAGCGGGGCGTCGGACGGCTGGAGATACGGACCGATTCTCAGGAGAGCCAGTGCTGCGACGGCAACGGAGAGCGACGCACAGCCGAGGTAGACGGTCGGGGAAGTCACCACAGACGCCCGTACCGACCGGTGACCGATAGGAGTGTCGTCGATACAGATTGTTGTAGGCCGGTGCCGATAGCGCGCAGAGCGGACGCGCCCAGCGGTGACGGCACACCCGACCACGCCCGGCCACATCCCGCCACACCCTGCCGCATCCCCGTACCTTGACACAGCCCGACACACCCGAGCGTATATGTCGTTTGCCGTGGGAGTTTCAGGTATGGCCCCCGACAGCCCGCTCGACTCGGTGAGCGCGACCGACCTCGTCGGCGCGCTGCTCGTGCTCTGGGTGGTCGCACTCGCGACGCTGCTCACGAGCGGGAGCGACCCGACGACACCGCCCGTCTGGTGGGCACCGCTGGGTCTCGTCGTCCTGCTCGCGAGCAGCGTCGTCGCCTACGCGCTCCTCCGCCGAGCGGAGACGCGCGGCGAGCGACTGGGACAGGTCTGGGAGACCAGTCCCGAGTGCCAACACGACGACCGCGAACGCTGACTCGGTCCACGACGCGGCCCAAGCTACTTGTTCTGTCGCAGACAACTCCGGAATATGTCCTCCACTCCGTCGCTCCCGAGAGCCCTCCTCACCGGCGTCGCCGTCGCCGCCCTCGTCCTCCCGTTCGTCGTCGGCGTGAGCGCGCTCACCCCTCTGCCGCTGTGGGGGACGCTCGTCGTCGACGCGGTCATCGCGCTGCTCGTCGCCACAGCGGTGGTCGCTCGGCACCGTGACGGCGACAGCGAGGACGACACGGACGACGGTGACTCCGTCTGGGACCTCATCCCCGACTGGCAGTACGACGGCCGTCACGTCGAATCCGGCGGTCTCTCGCGCGGCGAGCAGGAGAAGGCACTGCGTGAGATGCAAGAGCGCGCCGAGGGTAGCGGGCAGCAGGAACGACAGCAGTCGTGAGTCTCACGCCCACCGCCTATGAGAGCCAGTGTCACACTACCGAGAGATACAATAGCAGTACGGAAACATAGCTTCGAGTGTGAAGAACGCCGACCCCCGCATCAGTGAGCATTACGACGAGCTGGCCGAATACTGGGCAGAGGTCGTCAACACACCCGAACGGCGAGAGCTCCTGTGGGCGACGCTCGAAGCGATGCTGGCACCCGTCGACGGCCGCCGTGTGCTGGACGCTGGCTGTGGCTCCGGTGTCTTTTCGGAGGCCCTCGCGACGAACGGTGCCGAGGTCGTCGGCGTCGACGTAAGCGAACAGATGGTCCAGCAAGCAAGAGAGCGGGTCCCGGACGCGACGTTCGTTCAGGGTGACCTCGGCGAACCGCTCGTATTCCTCGACGACGACAGCGTCGACGCCGTGCTCTGTCAGCACGTCTTTTCGCACCTCGAAACGTTGACCACACCGCTCGACGAGTTCGCTCGGGTGCTCCGTGACGGCGGCACGCTCGTTGTTTCGACACACAATCCGGTCCACGACTACCTCGTCGTGCGCGATGGAGCGTATCCAACCGAGGACGAGCAGACACCCGAGTCGGCTGTCGAGACCGCTGACAGTGAGCCGTCGTACGCCGACACGGAACGGTACGACGTCCACTGGGGCTCTGGAGACGAGGTGAACCGCGGCACCTACTACCGCCGCTCCATCGAGGGAATCTTGACTCCGCTTCTGGACGCAGGGTTCACCCTCGAATCGGTCGTCGAACCGGTCCCGGACGACGCGTTCAGGCGCGACCATCCCGCGGCCGCCGAGAAGTATAAGAACGGACTGGCACACTCCATCTGCCTCTGCTTGACCGCGTAGTTCGACGTAGTCGAAGGTCGCGGGAAGGCTGCAGTTCCGGGGTGGTCGCGAAGTCGCCTCCCGAGCGCGTCCGCGGCTCACCGTATTATCTGCCTGACCACAACGGTTACCCACACCGACTCCGCAGACGAACCGTGGACGACATCGTCGAGTGGCTGCGGAGCAGGCCGTACTACGAGGGACAGATCAGCGAGCACCGTGCGATTCCCGCCCGCGACCCGACCTTCGTCGACGTCGACCTCGAACCGCGGCTCGCGTCGACCCTCGAAAAAGAGGGCATCACGCGCCTCTACCGCCACCAGGCGGAGGCTATCGAGGCCGTCCGCGACGGCGGGAACGTCGTCCTCGCCACCGAGACGGCGAGTGGCAAGAGCCTCGCCTACACCGTCCCCGCCTTCGAGCGGGCGATGGACCACGGCGGGCGGACGCTCTATCTCGGCCCGCAGAACGCCCTCATCGCCGACCAGGAGGAGACACTTTCAGAACTTGCCCGCGGTCTCGGCTTCGGCAGTCGCGTCTCGGTCGCCCAATACACCGGCCGCCTCTCGAAGTCCGAAAAGCGCGACGTGCGCGACCGGATGCCAACCGTCCTGCTCTCGAATCCCGATATGCTGCACTACGCGCTGCTCCCGCACAACCACCGGCTGTGGGACTGGTTCTTCTCCTCCTTGGAGACCGTCGTCATCGACGAGATCCACGGCTACCGCGGCGTCTTCGGCAGTCAGGTCGCCCTGACGCTCCGGCGGCTGCGGCGTATCTGCGACCGCTATGGGTCTCAGCCGCAGTTCGTCTGCTGTTCGGCGACCATCGGCAACCCCGTCGAGCACGCCGCCCGAGTCACCGGCGAATCGGAGTCGTCGTTCAGCCTCGTCGACGAGGACGCGAGTAAGACCGGGCCGCGCCACTGGGTGCTGTGGAACCCGCCGGAGTACGAGGGTGGCGGCGGCGGAAGTGGTCGCCGTCGGTCCAGCCACGTCGAGACGAAGAACCTCTTCGTCGACCTCGTCGCCGAGGGCTACCAGACGCTCGCCTTCACCCGCGCCCGGCAGGCCGCCGAGCGGTACGCGACCGACAGCGCGAAGGAACTGCGACAGCGCGGCGAACACGACGCTGCGGGTGGCATCGAGGCGTATCAGGCCGCCCTGCGGCACGAACGCCGCCGCGACATCGAAGGAGGACTCCACTCCGGCGACGTCCGCGGCGTCTGGAGCACGAACGCCTTGGAACTCGGTGTCGACGTGGGCGGACTCGACGCCGTCCTGCTGGACGGTTACCCCGGCACGCGGATGTCGGCGTTCCAGCAGGCTGGCCGCGCGGGCCGCGGCGACGACCCCGCGCTCGTGGTCATGGTCGGCGGCGAAGACCAACTGGACCAGTATCTGATGCGCAATCCCACGGACTTCTTCGAGGCCGACCCCGAGGAGGCCATCTCGAACCCCGAAAACACCGAACTCATGCCCGGCCACGTCCGCTCAGCCGCGAGCGAGAACTGGCTATCGACCGACGACGAGCGGTACTTCGGCCCGCCGTTCCCCGAAATCGTGGGCGACCTCGAAGCCGCCGGAAAACTGGACCGGCGCGACACGGAGGGCGGAATCCGGTGGACGAACGCGGGCGGCAGTCCGCAACACGAGATGAACCTCCGGACCATCGACGACCGGGAGATCGACCTGCTCGATAGGCGGAAAAACGAAATCATCGGCTCGCTCTCCTTCTCGGATGGCCTGCGAGACGCCCATCCCGGTGCCGTCTACCATCACCAGGGGCAGTCCTACGAAGTAGTCGAGTTGGACCTGGACCGCGACGTCGCCGAACTCCAGCCGACGTGGGCCGACTACTACACCCGCATCCTCAGCGACAAGGACATGGTCGTCAACGCGGATTTGGCCGAAAAGCCGCTGTCGGCGCGGCCGGACGTTCTCGTCAGATTTGCCGACGTGACCGTGACGACGCAGATTACGGGCTTCGAGCGTCGCGACCCCAAGCGCGGCGAGGCCATCGGCCGCGAGTCGCTCGACCTGCCGGAGACGACGCTGCGGACGAAGGCACTCTACTACACCGTTCCTCCCGATGTGGAGGCGGAGATGCGCGAGGAGTGGGGCGAGTGGGCGTTCAACGGCGGCATCCACGCCGCCGAACACGGCACCATCTCGCTGATGCCGCTGTCACTGCTCTGTGACCGCGGCGACATCGGCGGCATCTCGACGCCCTATCACGAACACACGGACCGAAGTACGATCTTCATCTACGACGGCTACCCCGGCGGCGTCGGCATCACCCGCGGCGGCTACGGACAGATAGAGGAGCTCATGAAGCGGACGGCGCGGCTCATCGACCAGTGTGACTGCGCGGACGGCTGTCCGGCCTGCGTCCAGTCGCCGCAGTGTGGCAACGCCAACGAACCGCTGTCGAAGGCCCCGGCAGTATATCTCTTGGAGTCGCTGACGGGCCAACGCGAGTGAGCGAAGAACGGTGACGGGCCAGGGCGAGAGAACGGAGAAGTAAACGGAGAAGTGAGCGTCTGCGAGACCCTGGCGACGCTTGTACGACGCTGGCGACGACACTGGCGACGAAGCTAGCGACTACGCCGGTGTCGTCCGCTGGAGTCGGAGCGTCACGGTCGAGCCGCTGTCGTCTTTTTCGAAGCCGAGGACGCCCTCCGAGGCGTCAGCGACGGCCTTGACGAGCCAGAGCCCGAGTCCGCTGCCGTGTTGGAGCTGGGTGAGTTCGGTGTCACCGGTCAGGACGCCTGTCTCGTGGTCCGGGATGCCCGGGCCGTCGTCGTGCACGCTGACCGTGACCCACTCGTCGTCGCCAGTGAGCGAGAGACCGACCTCGGGGTTATCGGCCGGGTTGTGCTCGACGGCGTTCTCGACGAGTTCGGTCAGTGCCAGCCCGAGGTCCGAGTCGACGGCGGCCCAGTGGGCGTCGTTGTCGTTGCTGTCGTCGATGTCGACGGTTACCCGTGCGTCGGGATGTGCGTCGGCCGCGTCGTCGGCCGCCTGCCGGACGATGGCACCGACGTCACGGGGACGGCGGTCGTCGGTTCCACGCTCGTGGATCTGCATGACGTGCTTGGCGTTGTCGGCGAGACTGCCGACGGCCGCCGCGCGGGCACTGACGGCCTCGGCCGACTTCACCAACTGGGGGTCGTCGACGTTGGCCGCGAGGATGTCGGCGTGACCCTGGAGGACCGTCGCGCTGTTGCGGAGGTTGTGGCGGATGACCCGGTTCAGGACGGCGATTCGCTGACGTTCGCGGGCGAGCTGTTCGGCGCGGACACGGCGGGCGTCGTGGAAGCCGATGATGACGTGGGCGGCCGCGCCGAGTGCCAGGAGATTCGCGACGGTGAAACCCGGATTACTGAGCATCGACCCGAGCTGACTCTGGTAGGCGATGTTGGCGACCATCACCGAGCCGAGGACGACCACCCCGAGCAGGTTCCAGACGGCGATACGGACGGCGTTCGTCGTCGAGAAGCCACTGCGGTAGAGCGCGACGCCGACGAGACACAGTCCGACAGAGACTGCGGCACCGACGGCCGAGAGGGCGGTGCCGACGGCTGGCGGCCCGGTCGAGAGATGGACCAGATGCAGGACGAGAAGCCCGAGACCGGTCAGACTCACCGACCCGCTGGCGAGGAGTCGGTTCGGGCTGCTATCGGACCGTCGTGTGGGCATCTCGGTCGGTTCGTCTAAGCTATCGAGCATCAGTGTGTCGCGGACGACAGCACGGACACTCCGAACGAAATCACTCATCAGGAGCTACTGTGGCGGCTAGAATATGTATCTATGTGATAAATTATTTGCTGCGAGAATTAGGCCGACCAAAGAACCAACAGGTATTTTTGGCAGGCCTAAAAACGAGGGAGCAATGAGTCAGGACATCTGTGTCGTCGTACCGACGATTCGGGAGTACGAGTGTATGCGCTCGTACTTCGCAAACGCCCGGAAGCACGGCTTCGACCTCGACCGGCTGTTCGTTCTCTTGGTTACGGAGGATTTCTGCGACACCGACGAGATGCAGGCGATGCTGGACGACGAGGGCGTCGACGGCGCGGTCTTCGACGGCAGCCGTCGCGAAGAGTGGTACGACGAGCAGGGTGTGAGCGAGTTCGAACATATCGTCCCGGCCGCCAGCCACGCCGAGACGAGTTTCGGCCTGCTCTACATGTGGGCGCACGACCGCTTCGACTACGGCGTCTTCATCGACGACGACACGCTCCCGCACGACGAGTGGGACTTCTTCGGCCGTCACATGGAGAACCTCCACTACGAGGGCGAGATCGAGTCCGTTCGCTCCGACGAGCAGTGGGTCAACGTGCTCTATCAGAACGCCGACGACCACGGTCTCTATCCGCGCGGCTACCCCTACGGCGCGATGCACGAAACCGTCGAGACCGGTTCGACGGCGGTCTCGGACGTCGTCGCCTCCCAGGGTCTCTGGACGAACGTGCCGGACCTCGACGCCGTCCGCATCCTGATGGACGGCGATCTCCAGGGGCAGGCCCAGACGCGCACGGACTTCGAGGACTTCGACGGCGACTTCGTCGCCGAGCGCGGCCAGTATCTCACCGTCTGCTCGATGAACCTCGCGTTCAAGCGCGAGGTCATCCCGGCGTTCTACCAGCTGCCGATGGACGACAACGAGTGGGACGTCGGCCGGTTCGACGACATCTGGTCGGGTGTCTTCCTGAAGCGCGCGGCCGACGTCCTCGACAAGGACATCGTCAACGGCTACCCGCTCTGTGAGCACAACAAGGCCCCGCGGCCGACGTTCGACGACCTGAACAACGAGGTGCCCGGTCTCGAACTCAACGAACATCTCTGGGAGGAGATCGACGACGTCGGCGGCGACGCCGACAGCTACGCGGCGGTCTTCGAGGCGATGGCCGACACGCTCGCCGAGGGCGACTGGGACGAGTACACCAACGGAGACTTCTTCACCTTCGTCGGCGAACATATGCACGACTGGCTGGCGTGTCTCGACGCGCTGGAAACCGAGAAGCAAGCCGTCGTCGCCGACGACTGATTCTGAAGCCGGATTCGCGAACCGGCAGTTATATATGTTTTAGGCAGGCCTAAATCATGTATGGAAGACGACGACGGAGAGCCGCGGCTGCATAGTCGGCGGCGTATCCTCGGTGCGAGTGGGCTGGTCGGTGCGACCGCACTGGCTGGCTGTAGTAGTTTCCTGCCATCCTCCGGCGGCGACGGTGGCGA
Protein-coding sequences here:
- the malQ gene encoding 4-alpha-glucanotransferase is translated as MRFDRQSGVFMHVTSLPGPHGIGDLGDGAYAFVDFLAEADQSLWQVCPLGPTSSAMGNSPYQAYSAFAGNPLLVSLDRLEERGYLTDDDLGPVPDFDRHETDYEAVGEYKRPLLRTAFERFEETASDEERDAFDAFREREASWLDGYALFMSLKEEFDDALWTEWPHDVKVREESALAEYREKLADEIKYREFVQFVFDRQWHDVLEYAHEKGVKLVGDLPIYVALDSADVWAAPEAFDLNEAHEPAAVAGVPPNNHDDGQRWGNPLYDWDELQATGYQWWLDRLDRLFEMVDVTRLDHFKGFDEYWAIPADADSPAAGEWRDAPGYDFFETIQARFGDLPFIAEDLGFIDQQLIDFREEFDLPGMKVPHYANWCQGGDPNQPMHYPENSVAYSATHDTNTTVGYYNDLPEDQKECLHYNLGVDGSEINWSMIEAVWNSNAVIALAPMQDLLGLDSHARFNTPGTAEGNWDWRCTEEGFDSGVADHLAMLTDISIR
- a CDS encoding lysylphosphatidylglycerol synthase transmembrane domain-containing protein, translated to MTDSPVEPKTSAGRRVGLGVVVLAALVGLVVVADVQLGAILAQLAAADPRYLALALVASLVAQLAWAAVSWLFLRTLDEDVSSERVGFGYLAGTFAKQVLPFGHAGGVPLLAYVFSSDLKLDYRQTFAAVTASELVIFCSSLVVAAVGFGWYLLTTPVGSGLGAVVVVGTAGLVVGLVGVARYGRGTLSRTARLLAAVGRVTLGRLVPSVRPRLAADAVDRGVAGFFETFDRATADRSVVARAAAIALVGWVLFTLPLYFGFLAVGYTMPLALSLLLVPAGGLATLLPTPGGLGGTEVGTAAVLVVLTGATVDVVAAAVLLYRFASYWFVVAVGGASSLYLSVGLTDLRPSGK
- a CDS encoding mechanosensitive ion channel family protein; its protein translation is MKRPIGYVSLVLAAAAALLGGLVQAGQPFGALPDINGVPIDIAVGKGLLAAAVIFGLNGLYLLVTQALMNRSTSKRRAHDVRNVLRLVFGTVAIFGVLGVVTEQWVGVLFSLGIVGFAITFALQQPLLSLLGWVYIMVKRPYGVGDRVKIEDTKGDVIAVDFLVTTLWEINGDLVSSNQPSGRVVTVPNSVVLSSQVVNFGGEGFPFVWNEVSFQVSYETDLEFAVELLADEADDFLGDEMAANIARYRERLAETAVELEVQDRPTVNVTQGESWVELRVRYLVRPRRGQRTKNELYRRGLARFNEHPDRVGFPVGRNR
- a CDS encoding DNA-3-methyladenine glycosylase family protein yields the protein MEQGAIPLGELAGEFDLQATVESGQSYLWDRADGGMYEEMSVHGGDHWYETVVPPLDGVSDEQAVVRVRQTDGVLEWESTTDAVPILTHLLRLDDDLDAILDATPDDGLLERAYAAYPGMRLVRDPPFACLISFICSAQMRVSRIHGMQMALAQEFGDTVELDGETYHAFPTPEQLAARTEEELRELKLGYRAPYVQRTAEMVAEGEAHPNEALGLEYEDARKSLTRFVGVGDKVADCVLLFSLGFLEAVPLDTWIQTAIAEYYPECEQGGYATTSRAIREALGGDYAGYAQTYVFYYLRAGGE
- a CDS encoding class I SAM-dependent methyltransferase, producing the protein MKNADPRISEHYDELAEYWAEVVNTPERRELLWATLEAMLAPVDGRRVLDAGCGSGVFSEALATNGAEVVGVDVSEQMVQQARERVPDATFVQGDLGEPLVFLDDDSVDAVLCQHVFSHLETLTTPLDEFARVLRDGGTLVVSTHNPVHDYLVVRDGAYPTEDEQTPESAVETADSEPSYADTERYDVHWGSGDEVNRGTYYRRSIEGILTPLLDAGFTLESVVEPVPDDAFRRDHPAAAEKYKNGLAHSICLCLTA
- a CDS encoding DEAD/DEAH box helicase, with the protein product MDDIVEWLRSRPYYEGQISEHRAIPARDPTFVDVDLEPRLASTLEKEGITRLYRHQAEAIEAVRDGGNVVLATETASGKSLAYTVPAFERAMDHGGRTLYLGPQNALIADQEETLSELARGLGFGSRVSVAQYTGRLSKSEKRDVRDRMPTVLLSNPDMLHYALLPHNHRLWDWFFSSLETVVIDEIHGYRGVFGSQVALTLRRLRRICDRYGSQPQFVCCSATIGNPVEHAARVTGESESSFSLVDEDASKTGPRHWVLWNPPEYEGGGGGSGRRRSSHVETKNLFVDLVAEGYQTLAFTRARQAAERYATDSAKELRQRGEHDAAGGIEAYQAALRHERRRDIEGGLHSGDVRGVWSTNALELGVDVGGLDAVLLDGYPGTRMSAFQQAGRAGRGDDPALVVMVGGEDQLDQYLMRNPTDFFEADPEEAISNPENTELMPGHVRSAASENWLSTDDERYFGPPFPEIVGDLEAAGKLDRRDTEGGIRWTNAGGSPQHEMNLRTIDDREIDLLDRRKNEIIGSLSFSDGLRDAHPGAVYHHQGQSYEVVELDLDRDVAELQPTWADYYTRILSDKDMVVNADLAEKPLSARPDVLVRFADVTVTTQITGFERRDPKRGEAIGRESLDLPETTLRTKALYYTVPPDVEAEMREEWGEWAFNGGIHAAEHGTISLMPLSLLCDRGDIGGISTPYHEHTDRSTIFIYDGYPGGVGITRGGYGQIEELMKRTARLIDQCDCADGCPACVQSPQCGNANEPLSKAPAVYLLESLTGQRE